The Methanomassiliicoccales archaeon genome includes a region encoding these proteins:
- a CDS encoding DUF2098 family protein produces the protein MMKPGDFAKYRNTGTVGKVLEVVDRPDGRWVLLDTYGLYYEASYLEPASEAEYKVKKLEEASLEEQLEKMEQLRQQLEEAEKTISRITPSGT, from the coding sequence ATGATGAAGCCGGGCGACTTCGCTAAGTATCGGAACACAGGGACAGTAGGAAAGGTATTGGAGGTAGTTGATAGGCCAGATGGTCGATGGGTATTGCTCGATACATATGGTCTCTATTACGAAGCCTCTTATCTAGAACCTGCCTCAGAAGCCGAATACAAAGTGAAGAAGCTCGAGGAAGCCTCTCTCGAAGAGCAGCTGGAGAAGATGGAGCAGCTTAGGCAACAGCTTGAAGAAGCTGAGAAGACCATAAGTCGCATTACACCCTCTGGCACTTAA
- the mcrA gene encoding coenzyme-B sulfoethylthiotransferase subunit alpha encodes MAKEKEKLFLKAMKKKFKEDPTEVHTSYYSFGGWKQSKRKREWVEQANKIAKQRGIVMMNQDIGVPLGQRVLMPYQLSHTDIYAEADDLHFINNAAMQQAWDDIRRTVIVGLDTAHTVIEKRLGKEVTPETINRYLEAVNHTMPGGAVVQEHMAECSPALTADCYVKVFSGNDELMDEIDKQFRIDINKEFPAEQAKQLKEAIGNQLWQKVACPTIVGRVCDGATMSRWSAMQISMAFITSYRLAAGEAAIADFAYAAKHASVVEMGTMMPARRARGPNEPGGIPFGYLADMVQSLRKYPDDPARQALEAVALGAVIYDQIYLGSYMSGGVGFTQYATAAYTDNILEDYTYWAVDLINDKYGGLTKLKPTYENIEKLGTEVNSYALEMYERYPAAMEAHFGGSQRATVAAAATGIACAMATGNADCGVNGWYLSMFQHKERLGRLGFYGYDLQDQCGAANSFSYRSDEGLPFELRGPNYPNYAMNVGHLSGYGGIAAAAHAARGDAFACNPLIKVAFADKNLPFDFANITKEFGRGALREFMPAGERTVIIPPA; translated from the coding sequence ATGGCCAAGGAGAAAGAGAAGCTATTCTTAAAAGCGATGAAGAAGAAATTCAAGGAGGATCCCACTGAGGTCCACACCAGCTACTACTCCTTTGGAGGCTGGAAACAGTCTAAGAGGAAAAGAGAATGGGTTGAACAGGCAAACAAGATAGCTAAGCAACGTGGCATCGTAATGATGAATCAGGACATCGGTGTTCCCCTGGGACAGCGTGTTCTTATGCCCTATCAGTTGTCCCATACTGACATCTATGCTGAAGCGGACGACTTGCACTTTATCAACAATGCCGCAATGCAGCAGGCATGGGATGACATTCGAAGGACTGTAATCGTGGGTCTCGACACAGCGCACACTGTGATTGAGAAGAGATTGGGCAAAGAGGTTACCCCGGAAACCATAAACCGCTACCTCGAGGCAGTTAACCACACAATGCCTGGGGGAGCAGTCGTTCAGGAGCACATGGCAGAGTGCAGCCCTGCTCTAACCGCAGACTGCTATGTAAAGGTCTTCTCAGGGAATGATGAGTTGATGGATGAGATTGACAAGCAATTCAGGATTGACATCAACAAGGAGTTCCCTGCAGAGCAGGCCAAGCAACTCAAGGAGGCTATCGGTAACCAGCTCTGGCAGAAGGTAGCTTGCCCGACCATCGTAGGGCGCGTTTGCGACGGTGCGACGATGTCAAGGTGGTCTGCTATGCAGATTTCCATGGCATTCATCACCTCTTACCGCCTTGCAGCCGGAGAAGCCGCCATCGCAGACTTCGCCTATGCCGCAAAGCACGCCTCGGTAGTTGAGATGGGTACAATGATGCCAGCGCGACGTGCCCGTGGTCCTAATGAGCCAGGTGGAATACCGTTCGGGTATCTGGCGGATATGGTGCAGTCACTAAGGAAGTATCCTGATGACCCTGCTAGACAGGCTCTTGAAGCTGTAGCGCTGGGTGCAGTGATCTATGATCAGATCTATCTAGGATCCTACATGTCGGGAGGAGTCGGGTTCACTCAATATGCAACGGCCGCCTATACTGACAATATCCTTGAGGACTACACGTATTGGGCAGTAGACCTGATTAACGACAAGTATGGAGGTCTTACGAAGCTCAAGCCGACATATGAGAACATTGAGAAACTAGGAACCGAGGTAAACTCCTATGCATTGGAGATGTATGAGCGCTATCCAGCCGCCATGGAGGCTCACTTCGGTGGCTCACAGCGTGCCACAGTGGCAGCAGCAGCGACTGGCATCGCTTGCGCTATGGCCACGGGTAATGCAGACTGCGGGGTCAATGGCTGGTATCTATCCATGTTCCAGCACAAGGAGAGGCTCGGTCGCTTGGGCTTCTATGGATATGACCTGCAAGACCAATGCGGTGCTGCAAACTCGTTCTCATACAGGAGCGACGAGGGCCTACCATTCGAGCTGAGGGGTCCGAACTACCCGAACTACGCCATGAACGTCGGTCACCTTTCCGGGTATGGCGGAATAGCTGCAGCGGCTCATGCAGCACGGGGCGATGCCTTCGCGTGCAACCCACTGATCAAGGTGGCATTCGCGGACAAGAACTTGCCGTTCGACTTCGCGAACATCACCAAAGAATTCGGCCGTGGTGCACTGCGCGAGTTCATGCCCGCAGGCGAGAGGACCGTCATCATACCTCCCGCATGA
- the mcrG gene encoding coenzyme-B sulfoethylthiotransferase subunit gamma translates to MAKYERQFYPGTTIPAKNRRKFLDPKVKLEKLRDVAMDDVVKILGHRAPGEDYKSIHPPLDEGTEPDCPIRQLVTPIEGAKKGDRIRYVQFTDSVYFAPIVPYVRAWMYMSRYRGIDTGTLSGRQIIEMRERDLEKLAKELIDNETFDPARTGIRGATVHGHACRLDENGLMFDAWQRYRWNAKKGEVEYVKDQVALPLDKPISVGKPMKEEELKKRTTMFRADGVDMREDKEVMLVTNRIHMLRTMSGFQPFNIKGV, encoded by the coding sequence ATGGCAAAGTATGAGAGACAATTCTATCCTGGAACCACCATTCCTGCTAAGAACAGGAGAAAGTTCCTGGACCCAAAAGTAAAATTGGAGAAGCTCCGAGACGTCGCCATGGATGACGTGGTCAAGATACTTGGTCACAGAGCTCCAGGTGAAGACTATAAGAGCATCCACCCACCACTGGATGAAGGGACAGAGCCTGACTGCCCAATAAGGCAGCTAGTGACTCCCATTGAAGGTGCCAAGAAAGGAGACAGGATCAGGTATGTTCAATTCACTGACTCTGTCTACTTTGCGCCTATCGTTCCATATGTCCGAGCCTGGATGTACATGAGCCGGTATCGCGGTATCGATACAGGTACCCTCTCCGGTAGGCAAATCATCGAAATGCGTGAGAGAGACCTGGAAAAGCTTGCCAAGGAGCTCATAGACAATGAGACCTTTGACCCTGCTAGGACTGGTATCCGAGGCGCGACAGTGCATGGGCATGCTTGCAGGCTTGATGAGAATGGCCTGATGTTCGATGCCTGGCAAAGATACCGCTGGAATGCCAAGAAGGGTGAAGTTGAGTATGTGAAGGACCAGGTCGCTCTCCCATTGGATAAGCCCATTTCTGTGGGTAAACCCATGAAGGAGGAGGAGCTCAAGAAGAGGACCACCATGTTCCGCGCCGATGGTGTGGACATGAGGGAGGACAAGGAAGTCATGTTGGTTACTAATCGCATACACATGCTGAGGACCATGAGCGGCTTCCAACCCTTCAACATTAAGGGGGTATGA
- the mcrD gene encoding methyl-coenzyme M reductase operon protein D: MKGSPAPEAVPLPEIMIMPSRLLSAATSEKLINRLYDVKHVRQVNCQGESLPEMVTQGPAAGIPVNHPERRKIKIKGKETELRIMVGRIFVEIDDIEHVNEALKEIESICEELLPFGFDLEVGRYSKFRPTVTDYAKKRCS; the protein is encoded by the coding sequence ATGAAAGGTTCTCCAGCCCCTGAGGCCGTTCCATTGCCAGAGATCATGATAATGCCTTCAAGGCTTCTCTCCGCTGCCACATCTGAGAAACTAATTAACCGATTGTACGATGTAAAGCACGTTAGGCAAGTAAATTGCCAAGGCGAAAGCCTTCCAGAAATGGTGACTCAGGGACCTGCAGCAGGAATCCCAGTGAATCATCCCGAGAGAAGGAAGATCAAAATCAAAGGCAAGGAAACCGAACTACGCATCATGGTAGGGCGAATCTTCGTTGAAATAGATGATATCGAACATGTTAATGAAGCCCTTAAGGAAATAGAGTCTATTTGCGAGGAATTGCTCCCGTTCGGATTCGACCTAGAGGTTGGAAGATATTCAAAATTTAGGCCAACTGTTACCGATTATGCAAAAAAGAGGTGTTCATAA
- the mcrB gene encoding coenzyme-B sulfoethylthiotransferase subunit beta, with protein sequence MAKYKDKIDLYDDRGKLIEKELPLEAISPLRNPAIMRIGNLAKRTIAVDMTGIEKSLKTGRVGGGYIKGKEIDAPVVKDAEKLAKAVKDILKVSKDDDTEVRVIMEGKRMIVMVPTIRLDAGVEYTTGFTAAAAALTQAIIDMYEVPMHKANMVKAAVWGRYPQTLNFLGSNLKSILEVPQNNEGAGYALRNIMANHIVALSGKNAMVAAALASIFENTASFEMGDAIGPFERQHLLALAYQGLNANNITYDLVKENGKTGTVGTVVESLVGRALEDKVIKVKEKLPSGYKVFTTNDMPLWNAYVATGMLAAIMVNCGAARASQGVPSTILYYNDLVEHETGLPGVDYGRAMGTSVGMSFFSHSIYGGGGPGLFHGNHVVTKHAKGTVIPVIAAGCALDAGTQYFSPESTSSLVRDVFGDIPEFKAPFKVVGKEAKKIKDEVA encoded by the coding sequence ATGGCGAAATACAAGGACAAGATAGACTTGTACGATGACAGGGGTAAACTCATAGAGAAAGAGTTGCCCTTGGAAGCGATAAGTCCTTTGAGAAATCCAGCCATCATGCGCATCGGGAACCTTGCCAAGAGGACGATTGCCGTCGATATGACTGGGATTGAGAAGAGTCTCAAGACCGGTAGGGTTGGTGGCGGTTATATCAAAGGCAAGGAAATCGATGCCCCGGTGGTTAAGGATGCCGAAAAGTTGGCCAAAGCGGTCAAAGACATCCTGAAGGTTTCCAAGGACGATGACACAGAAGTGAGAGTGATAATGGAAGGAAAGAGAATGATCGTCATGGTTCCAACGATAAGGTTGGACGCAGGAGTCGAATATACAACAGGATTCACTGCAGCTGCAGCGGCATTGACTCAGGCGATCATCGATATGTACGAGGTACCAATGCATAAAGCCAACATGGTTAAGGCAGCAGTTTGGGGAAGATATCCTCAGACTCTGAACTTCCTGGGCTCAAACTTGAAATCAATCCTGGAAGTGCCTCAGAACAACGAAGGAGCTGGATATGCCCTAAGAAACATCATGGCTAACCATATTGTCGCGCTCTCAGGAAAGAATGCCATGGTGGCTGCTGCGTTGGCCAGCATTTTCGAGAACACCGCATCTTTCGAAATGGGAGATGCCATTGGACCATTCGAGCGCCAACACTTACTAGCCTTAGCCTACCAAGGACTGAACGCTAACAACATAACCTACGATTTGGTCAAAGAGAATGGGAAGACTGGGACCGTTGGTACAGTTGTTGAGAGCCTCGTAGGCCGTGCTCTTGAGGACAAAGTCATTAAGGTGAAGGAGAAATTGCCCTCGGGCTACAAGGTGTTCACCACCAATGATATGCCCCTCTGGAACGCCTATGTGGCAACTGGCATGTTAGCTGCCATAATGGTAAACTGCGGTGCTGCTAGGGCTTCACAAGGTGTACCCTCGACGATTTTGTACTATAATGACTTGGTTGAACATGAGACCGGATTGCCAGGAGTGGATTATGGTCGCGCCATGGGTACATCAGTGGGTATGTCATTCTTCAGCCACTCTATCTACGGTGGTGGTGGTCCTGGGCTATTCCACGGAAACCACGTAGTGACAAAGCATGCGAAAGGCACAGTCATTCCTGTGATTGCAGCGGGCTGCGCACTTGATGCTGGAACCCAATACTTCTCACCAGAGAGCACATCCTCATTGGTTAGAGATGTCTTTGGCGACATTCCAGAATTCAAGGCGCCCTTTAAGGTGGTCGGTAAGGAGGCAAAAAAGATAAAGGATGAGGTGGCCTAA
- a CDS encoding TfuA-related McrA-glycine thioamidation protein: MFESVVFIGPSLKREMAMKLLGTETNILPPVKRGDLPNLDSNVKLIGIIDGVFFEEAAVGHREIVDKIRAGVKIFGGSSMGALRAYELKSFGMIGIGKIYQMYVQRELEGDDEVALIFDPETYEPLSEPLVNLRYNLELAVEKNILNWSQKNKIIEKLKDVYYPKRNKETMFQYAKKILDEKTVHRLKTMFNQNYVDLKEKDAIDVINALKSVRKNVNNNHRRYNK, encoded by the coding sequence ATGTTTGAGTCAGTTGTATTCATAGGGCCAAGCTTAAAACGTGAGATGGCGATGAAATTACTAGGAACTGAAACTAATATCTTACCCCCCGTAAAAAGGGGAGATCTTCCAAATTTAGATTCAAATGTAAAATTGATTGGAATAATAGATGGCGTATTTTTTGAGGAAGCTGCAGTAGGACATAGAGAAATAGTTGATAAAATTCGGGCGGGAGTAAAAATTTTTGGCGGTTCAAGTATGGGTGCACTTCGTGCGTATGAGCTAAAGTCTTTTGGAATGATAGGTATAGGAAAAATATATCAAATGTATGTTCAAAGGGAGTTAGAAGGAGATGACGAAGTAGCTCTAATTTTCGATCCCGAAACTTATGAACCCTTGTCTGAGCCATTGGTAAATTTAAGATATAATCTCGAGTTGGCAGTTGAAAAAAATATTCTTAACTGGTCTCAAAAAAATAAAATAATTGAAAAATTAAAAGATGTTTATTATCCAAAGAGAAACAAAGAGACAATGTTTCAATACGCGAAGAAAATTCTCGATGAGAAGACTGTTCACAGGTTGAAAACAATGTTTAATCAAAATTATGTAGATTTGAAAGAAAAAGACGCTATAGATGTGATTAATGCTTTAAAGAGCGTAAGAAAGAATGTCAATAATAATCATAGAAGATACAATAAATAA
- a CDS encoding YcaO-related McrA-glycine thioamidation protein, protein MILGPAPKLYTEDGHRTVDPLTTLKRIEPLCPIAGVTRVADITGLDRVGIPVYSSIRPDAQSGAISVYNGKGASKIQAKVSAIMEALERYSGEVRGDEIVRKNLEDMLSSHNCVDPRDLILPLRTIPHLFYQNIAWVKGYDLQEKEPIYVPACAVFHPYNSKLDMPLFRTNTNGLASGNTLEEAIVHGACEVIERDAWSICEMRRQLRGDIEQPHDDKLIRSILEKFISQEIDIYLKDLTSDLGIPTFAAAADDVRMKDAALLCLGIGTHLNPRIALIRALTEVAQSRVTQIHGAREDTVRASSSRSLGYEKMKRLNAMWFSSSTRIKPLSSYNNLDTPDLFEDLMVIIDILKSRGFKRLIAVNLTRKELGVPVVRVIIPGMEVYAMDEERMGNRSRGG, encoded by the coding sequence ATGATTCTGGGCCCAGCTCCTAAACTCTACACTGAAGATGGCCACCGCACAGTGGATCCTTTGACCACTTTAAAAAGAATTGAGCCTCTATGCCCAATAGCAGGCGTAACTCGAGTCGCTGATATCACAGGTTTAGATAGAGTTGGAATCCCAGTATATTCTAGTATTCGTCCAGATGCTCAATCGGGAGCTATTAGCGTTTATAATGGCAAAGGTGCATCAAAAATTCAGGCTAAGGTTTCGGCGATAATGGAAGCTTTGGAAAGATATAGTGGAGAAGTTAGAGGTGATGAAATAGTAAGAAAAAATCTTGAAGATATGCTTTCATCACATAATTGTGTTGATCCAAGAGACCTAATTCTACCTTTGCGCACAATTCCTCATTTATTTTATCAAAATATCGCTTGGGTGAAAGGTTATGACCTTCAAGAAAAAGAACCAATATATGTTCCAGCATGCGCTGTATTTCACCCTTATAATTCTAAATTAGATATGCCACTTTTCCGGACAAATACAAATGGCTTAGCCTCTGGAAATACTTTGGAAGAGGCAATAGTTCATGGAGCATGTGAGGTCATAGAAAGAGATGCTTGGTCCATATGTGAGATGAGGCGTCAATTGCGGGGGGATATTGAACAACCTCATGATGACAAATTAATTCGTTCTATTCTCGAGAAATTTATATCGCAAGAAATAGATATTTATTTAAAGGACCTAACAAGTGATTTAGGTATACCTACATTTGCAGCTGCTGCTGATGATGTTCGGATGAAAGATGCAGCTCTGCTATGTCTGGGTATAGGTACTCATCTTAATCCTAGAATCGCACTAATCCGCGCGTTGACTGAAGTAGCTCAGAGCAGAGTCACACAAATTCACGGTGCCAGAGAGGATACTGTTCGTGCTTCGAGCTCTAGATCTTTAGGATATGAAAAAATGAAACGTTTAAACGCAATGTGGTTTTCGAGTTCAACTAGGATTAAGCCATTATCATCCTATAATAATTTGGATACGCCTGACTTATTTGAAGATTTAATGGTAATCATTGATATACTCAAATCCCGAGGATTTAAACGGTTGATTGCTGTAAATTTGACTAGAAAAGAGTTAGGTGTACCTGTAGTTAGAGTAATAATTCCAGGAATGGAAGTATATGCCATGGATGAGGAAAGAATGGGAAATCGTTCAAGAGGGGGCTGA
- a CDS encoding Lrp/AsnC family transcriptional regulator translates to MDVTDLEILKILRQNSRESLSSIATKLGISKATVSRRIAKLEELDIIAGYTILTNTSRMGLMRAIIGLEVIGPAIGSVIEELSKFQEIEYVHKVFGDHSLLCEVYVRSVDSLYDLIQNRLLKLTNIQNVEVDILIEKIPLNPNAELDLFSFHMPPK, encoded by the coding sequence ATGGATGTTACAGATTTAGAAATACTCAAAATTCTTCGTCAGAACTCCAGAGAAAGCTTAAGTTCTATAGCTACAAAATTAGGAATATCAAAAGCTACGGTAAGCAGAAGAATAGCTAAATTGGAAGAGTTGGATATAATCGCAGGTTATACAATTTTAACTAACACATCAAGGATGGGACTAATGCGAGCCATCATTGGCCTTGAAGTTATCGGCCCTGCAATAGGATCTGTAATAGAAGAATTATCAAAATTTCAGGAGATTGAGTATGTACACAAGGTTTTTGGTGACCACAGCCTTTTATGTGAGGTTTATGTAAGAAGTGTAGATTCGCTTTATGATTTAATTCAAAATCGTCTTTTAAAATTGACCAATATTCAAAATGTTGAAGTAGATATTTTAATTGAGAAGATACCTCTTAATCCGAATGCAGAACTAGACTTGTTTTCCTTTCATATGCCCCCGAAATAA
- a CDS encoding DUF169 domain-containing protein — translation MDCKELSKLLVESLGLSTEPVAITLIKKGQQLPEGYKIPETPIRHCQAIMRARKGEKLTVPADKQACPVGGSALGIVPLPEKVKAGEFHHNMGMYETPEAAAKTISIRPQLEPLSNAATALAPLSQATLNPDVVVVVGLPEQIFWLVPAASTFSMGGRITVEMASVQATCADSTVVPIKTGNINISLGCFGCRKTTDIKPEEMLVGIPRQRLTEVAKALKQFSAGPIPKSRQKS, via the coding sequence ATGGATTGCAAGGAATTGTCGAAATTGTTGGTGGAGTCTTTAGGATTGAGTACAGAACCAGTCGCGATTACATTGATTAAAAAAGGTCAGCAGTTGCCAGAGGGTTATAAAATTCCCGAAACCCCTATTAGACATTGTCAAGCAATCATGAGGGCAAGAAAAGGCGAGAAATTAACTGTTCCGGCTGATAAACAGGCTTGTCCCGTGGGAGGAAGTGCATTGGGTATAGTCCCGTTACCTGAAAAAGTCAAAGCGGGAGAGTTTCATCATAATATGGGTATGTATGAGACGCCAGAAGCAGCTGCGAAGACTATTTCAATTAGACCTCAGCTTGAACCTTTAAGTAATGCTGCGACAGCGCTCGCTCCCTTAAGCCAAGCCACCCTAAACCCGGATGTTGTAGTCGTTGTCGGGCTTCCTGAGCAGATATTCTGGTTAGTTCCTGCCGCTTCGACGTTTAGTATGGGAGGAAGGATCACAGTTGAGATGGCTTCTGTGCAAGCAACATGCGCAGATTCAACCGTTGTACCAATTAAAACAGGCAATATTAACATATCGTTGGGCTGCTTTGGCTGTCGAAAAACAACGGATATCAAACCTGAAGAAATGTTGGTTGGAATTCCGAGACAAAGACTCACCGAAGTCGCTAAAGCGTTAAAGCAATTCTCAGCAGGACCGATTCCCAAATCAAGACAGAAATCCTAA